The Salminus brasiliensis chromosome 22, fSalBra1.hap2, whole genome shotgun sequence genomic interval GCTATTTACAGTCAAATGAGCTCACCCATTGGTAAGtccttcaggagctggactgaaggtCTTGTAAATAGCTTCTAatgagggcagtggtggctcagcggttagagcgccgggatatcgataacagggttgtgggttcgattcccgggctcggcaagctgccactgttgggcccttgagcaaggccctttaccctggagttggctgcccaccgctctgggtgtgtgtgtgtactcactgcccctaacacgtgtgtgtgagtgtgtgttcaccaccagatgggttaaatgcggagaacACAGCTTTGGTGAGAGGCTCCTTTATCCTTGGAGAGTGCACCTTTATCTTTATCACCTTTAATGGTATACGATATAGCTGGTACCAAGGCCCCAGGCAGGTCTGAGGAACGTTTATCCCAAAGCTTATAGTGTATCATAGTGCATTATACTGTCTTATGCATTATGTCCAATCTTGATTGCAGTGATGTCATTCTGTGGATTATTTTGGCAGGTTTAAGGGGCTGGAtgtggtggtgttgtgtttagGCTGTAGATCCAAAGCTCTGAATATAATCCGGGCTTTTCTGTAGAACTTTGTTTCATATGATTCTGACTGCTTTTACACATTATGATGTGAGACAGAAATTAGCCAGGTAGCGTATTTAAACAAGCAACTCTACTGATGACCCTGCATTCAGATTTACATTAATTAGAAcctgcattttatttaattcaatttcTGAAGGGAACAGAATTTTCTGTTATCTTTACTGCTGGTTCTATATTACACTAAAACACTGCATAAAAGTCAGACAGAGACCTTTAGCACCTGCTATCAATAAAAGGCAGCCGTGATCCTACACAAGTTCAGAGCAGACTACCTTTATCTGTGGAGGAGCCTCTCACGATCTTCTCCTCTTCATTAAGACGCTGCATCTGGACCGAAGCGTACAGCATCATCAGCAACCctactgctttaggatgtggctGTTGGTCCTTCTGGTGTGGTTCCTGGGCCTGGCAGGTGGAGCGTACTGGTACTTCTTCGTCAGGCCGAGCCCTTTCTCTGAGGAATCCGTGAGACCCCCACGGAACagttattatgaattatttacccTTTACTGCAGGGTTATTAGCAAAATGTTCAATcgttcagctgtttgcaatcaaccaatcaaacaagagcaatttaaatatctcaacacagcCAATAGAACTTTCTCAGCTGGAAGCAGAGCTCACAAGTTCAGAGTTAGAGGAACACTGGCTGCACTACCAGGACCTGGCAGAGAGTGGAACCTGTCACCAGCTGCCACCAGATTGGTGGCAGCTggcactgaggtttcagtttgcacagtgaGGAGCATACCAAAGCTGATGGTCTGCATGCCGGTAgacctctactgacccaaaagtACAAGTACAGTCAACTCCAGTCTGCTCAGAACCAGATAAATAAGCCACAGGCCTTCTGTGGTTCTGTCATCATCACTggaccttgcaacaggacaatgatcccaagcaaacttgaaagtccaccaaggcttgctTTTTTCAGAAGTTCTGGTAGGTTCTGGAGTGGTCATCACAGTCATCTGATTTGATTTGGTGGGGTTTAAAGAAGGCTTACAGGCAGGTTACAGCAGCAAACCCAATAATTTTAgtaaactggaggccactggcCATTAAGGGACGGGctgagattcctcaggaacgctgctgcccgagtctggctgtgcatcacatttgcagtggGTCAGAACTGCAGAAGGGTTTTACTAAGTCCTGAAGGCCCTTGtaatgaaggggttgaataactGCAggctgcagtcgtcattaaaagtggtggAGAAAACACTTGTTCTATTGGTTGTGTTGAATGGTTGATTGCAAGCAGTTGGGGTTTGTATATTTTGCCAATAAACCTGATTTGCAGTgacctattatttatttatcaatgaTCTGTTGTGTGTAAGTACTCAGATTTGTATAACACACCAGCCCACACATTTGTTCCTAATACCTGTGTATGTTAAATACCATAAGGTACATATACTGTAAGGTGGGGTAAGGTGCGCAAATGGCTAAACGCATGCTTTCCCATTAATGATGTTAGAGGAAGGCCATGCCATTAGTTGATATTCTGCAAGTGAGAACTAAATTTGAACAGTTTCTGAAACAAATCCAGAGTGCATAGGACTTCGAGATTAAATGGTCCCACAAAATAATTTACACATCATAAAACCATATTATGACTATTATGTACTAAACTATTATGTATAAATATCAGTGTAGCACCTTTGGTAAACATTCCGTTATCTAGAGTTGGCCTTATCGTAATTGGATTAAGAGATTAGATAGTTGTCCAGAGTCCAGAAAGCCTCTTATCAAATTGCTGTCATGACCACAGAGATAGCGTAGTCATGACAGCATATAGTGCATATAGTATATAGTGGCAGAAGTTGCACACTAAGCAAACATCATACAGTGACCACTATGCCAATGTGTTGTGTGTGCAGGCTTCACCAGGGAAAAGGTGCCCCAGAACCTGGATGCCATCGTGATCGGCAGTGGGATCGGTGGGATGACGGCAGCGGCTACAATAGCAAAAAAGGGCAAGAAGGTTCTCGTGCTGGAGCAACACGACCAGGCTGGAGGCTGCTGCCACACCTTCATCGAGAAAGGTTTCGAGTTTGATGCCGGTAAGAGGTCGCCTCTCAAAGCAGAACGGTTGCTATGcagctatggtgttccaggttgTAGCCATGCTGTAGTtaagaggttgctatggtgttgctaggaggTCGCATTAggatcccaggtggttgctttgctgTTGCAAAGGGTTAAGTGCTacgatgttgctaggtggttgctataggatcccaggtggtcgctatggtgttgctaattgATGGTCTTATTTTTACCACAAACATGGTGGAGTTTAGTTGTTGCTAGGGTGatactatggtatcccagatggctGCTATGGTGCCTCAAGTGATGGTCAAGTGGTTGATGTGGTACCCTATGTAGTTGGTTGGGTGTTCCTAGTGTGTTTGAACCACTGTGATATAAGAAGGGTGCCAAATCTTTTGCACCACATTCATTCCTATGCTATGGAAAGCTGTGCATCCAATCAAAAAAGCAGTATACAAACCTCCACCATTAGACAATTGGACCAACTTTTACATTTACCGTCTCCGCAGGGCTTCATTACATTGGTCAGCTGCACGAGAACAGTCTGTTCAGGGTAATTTTGGACCAGATCACTGAAGGCCAGCTGCAGTTCGTGGAACTCAACAAGCATTTTGACACGATCGTGATTGGCACTGGAGAGGAAAGCAGGAAATACACCATCTACACGGGCAAAACCGAGATGGAGGAACACCTTAAGAAGCAGTTTCCTGACGACGTCAAAGCCGTGGAGGAGTTCTTCAAGATCATGAAGGTAGAGCATGGGCTTGATCACGAAATCTGGTCTGAACAACAGTAACTTCAACACGCTGCTCAAAAATAAAGAATGTGCCAGTTTTTTGCACAATGTCACAGAAAGACCTATTCTTGTTGTCTGAAGACCCTAAGCAAAAAATGGGAGCTGCCTAGGCAGGTCACTAGAACTGCTGCGCTatagaacctccacataatgtcaGGGACCCATGGTTGCTCCAAAGGACCAAAAGTtcattcttctatggcattgttcaaAGAACCCACCATAGCAGGACCTAAACTTCATTCACTGATTCATTGTCTTCTATCTCTACAGATCTCAGCCAGGGACACCCAATACTTGGCTGCCCTGAAGATGATCCCTGAGTGGTTCGCAGTGTTCCTGCTGAGGAGTGGCATCGCCAGCCTCTGGTCCTCCACCTTCCGCCTGATAGGCTCCAGTGCCACGGCAGTGGCTGACACCCTGACCTCCAACAAGGACCTCCAAATTATCTTTGCATACTTCTTCTACGGTAAGGCCCTTTGAATCCCTCTGTCTACAGAaaacagggttcttcaagggttctttactaaaggcagtggttctacatAGAGCATCCATCTGTTAAAGGGCCTTTTTTGTGTGCTGTGAACAGGTGTTCCCCCCAGAGATTCCAGCACCCTGATCAATGCTCTGCTGTTGCATCACTACAAGCGTGGAGCGTACTACCCAAAAGGGGGTGCCAGTGAAATCCCATTTCACATCACTAAGGTCATCCAGAAGTACGGCGGGAACGTTCTGGTCCGTGCTCCTGTCAGTCGCATCCTGGTGGACAGCCAAGGAGCTGCATACGGTGAGTGGCAGAAAGCAATGATAGAAGTAAGGCAGCGAGTAAACCATCAGTTCCTgtaggtgatgaagcaggaaaaatgggcaaacgTAAGAAGACGTCTTCAGAAACATCACGCATCACTGTTTCTCTCTGGCAGGTGTTGCCATCAGAAAAGGGCAAGGAGAAGTGGAGGTGCGAGCTCCTGTTGTCATCTCCAACTGCGGCAtcttcaacaccttcaagagACTCCTGCCACCAGAGATACAAGCCAAACCAGGTCAGCCTTTTATCTCAGACTCAAACTCACCCTTTACAAACTCTCAATTTGACTTAGAATCATCCTGACCTGACATACACTCACCTTTAACTGACTCACAAATCAATTTAGACTCACCATTAACTGACTTATGacttacacacatggacaaaattgttggtacccctcggttgatgaaagaaaaccccacaatggtcacagaaataacttaaatcaaacaaaagtaataataaataaaaatgctattaaaGTTAACTAATGAACATCatacattgcttttcaaccatgcttcaacagaattatttttttaaataatcttatgtaacaggcctggacagaaatattggttcccttaacttaatattttgttgcacaaccacaaaaaattcctgtaactgtccatgagacttctgcacctctcagcaggtattttggcccactcctcatgagcaaactgctccagttgtctcaggtttgaagggtgccttttccagacggcatgtttcagctccttccaaagatgctcaataggatttaggtcagggctcatagaaggccacttcagaatagtccaatgttttcctcttagccattcttgggttttttttatcctgttgcaagacccatgacctgtgactgagaccaagctttctgacactgggcaacACATTTccctctagaatcccttgatagtcctGAGATTTCATtataccctgcacagattcaagacaccctgttccagatgcagcaaagaagtcccagaacataacagagcctcatccatatttcacagtagggacagtgtttttttcctgatatgcttcatttttccatctgtgaacataaagctgatgtgccttggcaaaaagttctatttttgtctcatctgtccataggacattctcccagaagctttggggcttgtcaacatgtagtttccccccatccagggaggttggctacagtcccatggatcttacatttctgaataatatgtgcaactgtagtcacagcaacatcaagctgcttggagatgatcttataacctttacctttaacatgcttgtctataattttctttttaatctcctaagacaactctttcctttgcttcctctggtccatgttgattgtggtacacaccatgtcaccaaacagcacagtgacaacctgtagccctatatataggcccactgactgattacaagattgtagacacctgtgatgctaattagtggacacatcttgatttaacatgtccctttaggtcacattattttcaggggtaccataatttctgtccaggtctgtttaatgagtttacttttaaaaataattctgttgtgtcagattttcatttgttcatttgttcagattttcattttttcaattgtcataataattattattacttttgtcagattcaagttatttctgtgatcattgtgtgtttttctttcattaaccgaagGGTACCAACAATTCTGTCCATGTGTGTAAATCAGCTTCAGCTTTAACAGACTCAcaacttgactcagacttgctcCTAAGTGTCTCAAAACTGGACTCACAAATTTTAACTTGACCCAAACTCACCTTTTACAAACTCTCAATTTCACCTAGAATCAGCTTCAACAGACTCACAAACCGCCTCGGACTCGGACCATTAACTGACTTACgacttgactcagactgacTTAATTTGGAGTTGCTTTCACCACTTCAGTGCCTTTGCTGTGTGACTTTTCTAACCACCTCTGTTCTCGACTCTCAGAAATCCAGAAGCGCCTGGAGATGATGAAACCTGGACGAGGATCCCTCTTGGTCTTCTCTGGATTTGACGCCACACAGGAAGAGCTGGGCATCAGTTCCACCAACCTCTGGCTCTTCAAGACTAACGACATGGACGCCATGTCAGTACTCACACAGAGCTTCTCTAAGAGTGTGTAGATctgagcgtttcacaccaaacccctcaGATTGTCCCCTTAAAGCTCTCAAAGGTAGAAGGTCCAGATCTCCAGCATTTTGGAGTGCTGGTGGTACAGTAGTGTCCTGTGAATCAGTATTTCCACatctgttaacaatattgtagCAAAGTCCCTAAATAACATTCTGGTCTAGTGtcacttgttgttgttgcataAAGCCCACACAAGGGAGCGCTGTTGCTTAAACCTCGAGACTTCAGCCTCGGTGCCGGGCACCTTGCCATTCTTCCATTTGGACATGGTTTTGTTCTCCACCGTGTCCAAGCAGAAACAAGAATATGAAGGGCTGTGGGAAGAACATGGCCAATCCCAGCAAAGTGAGACACCCACAGCCTTCAGAAGGACTACATGCACAGATATTAGATCCAAGTAGAGTCATGCATGTTGTGCTGGTGCTGTAATGGGGTCTCCttctcatatatacatatatatttgtgtgtgtgtgtgtttacgtaAAGGATGGACGATTTCTTCAGCTTGGAAAAGGATGAGGCCCCGGATAACATCCCCATGATGATGATCACTTTCCCCTCCGCCAAAGACCCCACGTCAAAGATTCGCCACCCAGGTACAACCCCTGGAGCAGCTGTGCCTCCACCTACACTGGAGTGCCTCCAAAGAGTTTGTGGAGCAACTCTTCCAACTCTACAGTTTAAAATCGTAGACCTTCAATTAGATCCTCGCAGTTCAGTGATGTGGCAGACAGAGATGAACGTTAGGAGCGGGTTTAGAACAGGGCCGTAACAGAGGTCAAATAAGTTCACAGATGTGAGATACGCTTCCAGACGAAACTCCAGACACATCTGATTGCACATTTTTCAACCATTCTTCTGAAGACACTTTGATCTGAAGGGTTTGTTTAAAGAACAATGGTAAATGGTAAATATTTAAATTGACATCTTTCAGAGTTCGGGACCTGAGTTGTGGCGACTGGACTTGGACTTAAACCTTAACTTACTCATGGACTGGACTCAGACTCACCCTTATCCTTACCTGACTCATGACTCGAATCAGATCAGCCTCAACAGACTCAGGGCTTGACTCAGACTGGCTATTAAGCATCTCGTGATTGGACTCAGACTCACCCTTATCCTAACCTGACTCATGACTCGAATCAGATCAGCCTCAATGGACTCGCGATTTGACATCAGACTAACAACATGACTTAGACTTGCCCTTTATTGTCTCATGACTGGACTCAGACTCaaaacttgactcagactcacttTTACCTGACTCACGACTTGACTCAAACTCACCCTTTACAAACCCTCAATTTGACTTGAATAATCCTTAACTGACTCACAACTCATTTTAGACTCACCAGAAACAAACTCACCTTCAACTGACTTATGACTCGAATCAGCTTCAGCCTAAACAGACTCACGACTCGACTCACACTTGCTCCTAAGTGTctcataactggacccacaaaCTTTAACTTCACTCAAACTCATCCTTTACAAACTTTCAATTTTGCTTACAATCAGCTTTAACTGACTCACAAACCGACTCGGACTCACCATTAACTGACTCacgacttgactcagactcacccaTAAGTGACTTATGACTCAAATCAGCTTCAGCTTAAGCAGACTCACGACTTGACTCACACTTGCTTCTAAGTGTGTCATGACTGAACCCACAAACTTTAATCTGACTCAGACTCACCCTTAACTGACTTCCTGACTCGACTTGGTTTTGTCTCATAACTCAGCTGGGACTCGCCCTTAACGTCCTTGTAACTTAACTGACTTACACTCAGCTTCAAGTGACTTGCAGCTCGGCTCGGACGTGCCCTTAAAGAACTTGAGGCAGCAGTGAGTCAGGTGTGTCGTACCTACTCAGTGTCGCTCCTCTCTGAGAGGTGATTTGTGGTGGTTCTTCATGCAAGAGCTGTCTAAGAGTATTTTAATATCCCAGGTAAATCTAGCATGATCATTCTGACGATGGTGAATTACGAGTGGTTTGAGGAGTGGAAGGACACTACTGTGAAAAAGCGAGGTGACGACTACACAGACTACAAGATGAGATTCGCCAACAATGTCTTTGACTGGGCCTGCATCCACTACCCCAGACTCAGAGATAAGGTAGGGTAAAGAGCAGCACCTCAGGCATACCTTGCCTTGAAGGGTGTAGTTCTTTGAAATGCTCTGTTACCTATGTTTCTCTGGTCTTCTCAGCTGGTGTATCAGGAGGTAGCTACCCCGGTGACTAACAGTCACTACCTTGGGGCGTACCGTGGAGCCATGTACTCAGCTGAGCACAACTTGCAGCGCTTTCATGTCGACGTCATGGCCAAGAACCGCTGTGATACTCCTGTCAGGAACCTCTACATTTCAGGTAGGACAAGACTTTGGTGGTAGCTAAGCTTCTGATCACAGGCATTTGAGGTGACTGCAGTTATTAAAGCTAACCACAATCATTTTCCGCAGAGGGTTAGCTTTCACAAAACgatacactaaatagacaaaagtattgggacaccaactcgttcattgtttcttctgaaattaaggggattctgattttgttggagtaactgtctctactgtccaggaaagaaggctttctactagattttagaggagccaggttggatgatgatcaccaccccacctcatcatccccaactcatcccacaagtGTTGGATAAACCACcatacatcattccagagaacacagttccactgctcacagTTCCACagatgaagctattggcaccatgctgcttaatgccaggcgtgggctaaaggggaataaagccccccagcattgaggtggtgatcaacatccaacatcctgacctcactaatgctcttttaactgaatgcaatcaaatcctgacagcaatgctcctccaaaa includes:
- the LOC140544000 gene encoding inactive all-trans-retinol 13,14-reductase-like; amino-acid sequence: MWLLVLLVWFLGLAGGAYWYFFVRPSPFSEESVRPPRNIVIKSGFTREKVPQNLDAIVIGSGIGGMTAAATIAKKGKKVLVLEQHDQAGGCCHTFIEKGFEFDAGLHYIGQLHENSLFRVILDQITEGQLQFVELNKHFDTIVIGTGEESRKYTIYTGKTEMEEHLKKQFPDDVKAVEEFFKIMKISARDTQYLAALKMIPEWFAVFLLRSGIASLWSSTFRLIGSSATAVADTLTSNKDLQIIFAYFFYGVPPRDSSTLINALLLHHYKRGAYYPKGGASEIPFHITKVIQKYGGNVLVRAPVSRILVDSQGAAYGVAIRKGQGEVEVRAPVVISNCGIFNTFKRLLPPEIQAKPEIQKRLEMMKPGRGSLLVFSGFDATQEELGISSTNLWLFKTNDMDAMMDDFFSLEKDEAPDNIPMMMITFPSAKDPTSKIRHPGKSSMIILTMVNYEWFEEWKDTTVKKRGDDYTDYKMRFANNVFDWACIHYPRLRDKLVYQEVATPVTNSHYLGAYRGAMYSAEHNLQRFHVDVMAKNRCDTPVRNLYISGQDVFSCGIAGALHGGLLCASTALGQIVHVDLLLLKKKLKRRKAREMAALAQKKQQ